The Pichia kudriavzevii chromosome 3, complete sequence nucleotide sequence CTCAGTAGTTAATAAGCTTGGATGATTTAGACTAGAGAATTCGTAACTTAAATAGTTTATTTAATGTGTGACATAGAACGAAGAAATTAAACTGCGatgtttttggatttgagaAACGTCTTTGCCTCGTCGATTTGCTGTTTGAGCTCGACATACTTGTCCTCCTTGTCTTGGAGCGTGAAGACACCATAACCAAGTTCAAACAACGCGTAACACCCAAATGAAACTAGAGCCCACCATGGCAAAACAGGAAGAATTTCAGACTTGACTATTTCCGGAGTTGGAATGACGCcaacaacaagagaaaaGTATATAGCAGAAATGGTCAGAAAGAATAAAACAGTCTCAGATGCTTTGGTCATGTTGAAAAGCGGACTGCTATCGGGAGTTGGCTAACCACAGCCAAAACAAGAGCCACTGGAGTGGTTCACATTATTGACTCCtattgttgatgatctGGCATTATGAGGTGCGggaagatgaaaatttatGGTAAAATCCACACGTTTTCGTGCGATTCTCAGTTGGTGAATTTACTACAACGAGTGTAATTATTTTGTACACTACTAAAAATCTCAATAAATTAAAGGGTTACGGAAGAAATAAATGCTTGCTGTAGAATACAGCAAATTAAAATAGGGCCATCAAGACACCAAAGAAAGTAGCGATTGCTGATGTGCCAAGTCTACCTCCCTCGTTCTTATGTGTAGTCgaaatagaagaaacagTGGCAGACGATGCCGACGAGGTGGTTGTAGATGATGAGACAGTAGTTGAAGATAAtgacgaagatgatgagTTTGACGTTGTAGTCTTTTGTGCTTTGCCATTGATGAGGTTGTCAGAGTTCAAGGTCAAATAGATAGAAGTAGTTGAAGTTTCTTCACCAGTAGAAACCACAAACTCTGCTGTGGTTGCATTTCCTGAACTTGATGCCCCGGAAACGTATAAGTTCAAGTACTTGTCGACATTTACAAATTGTCCCTTATGTGCAACTTCTACACCGTGATCAATCATATATTGTGTATCTTTATTAGCCTTTGGAAGAGTAAAATTAGCACTAAACGATTTATCCAGTTGTTGGATGGAGGTGGCATTGCATTTCTTTGGTTTGTAGTCAACAACGTCACTATCTGAaatatttggaatatttgACTTCTCTAACTgtgatttgaaattaaagtAATCACCTAATAATGTGACAGAACtgtcatcttcaatatcaaccAGACCGTAGTTAGAGGTTTCTTCAGAATACTCATAAACTAACCCGCCATCCAATACATCAATTAGTCCATCGTAGATACCACCACttacttcttcaaaagtaCGTGGGCTCTTTTTGTTACAACCATattcagagaaaaaaactggaaCAGAAGAATTGGCAAAATCTGTCTTTATATCCTTGTACCCAGAGGAATCCCAGTCGTTAACACCGGAACACCATTCATAAGAATTCAATCCAAAGAAGTCCACCGAGGAGTCAATGTCCTCGTCTGCTATTTCACAAGTTAGATATTCAAAAGTTGGCATTCTTAATGAAACAACATCCGCAGCAGAATAACCAACAAAGATTTCCCTACTCTCATTGTCTTCATTATATCTATTCTTCAAGTAAGCTTTGACGTCTCTCGTTATTGCTCTTAGATAAGGAGGATCCAAATCAGCAGATTTTTCGTCATTTATAACCTCATTACCAATGAAAAAGCCAATAACATTGGAATATGACCTGAAGCCTTCAATCACTCTGAAAACCCTAGACATATACCAAGCATTATATGAACTTTCAGGATCATCCCTATTCAAACTCTCACCACCTAATGGTGAATTAACGTCTAGAATAACATAAATACCTGCATCGTTGAAAATAGACATACACTCGTCATGATTCAAATCTGGATCAATGGCGTAGATACGGATGGTATTAACACCCAGGTTTTGAATAAGAGTTGCGTCCCTGGCACACACTTCCGGATTAGTCAAGACATCAGATGTCATGttatatttgaaatcaGAAGACCCGCCCGGCTGGTAGTCAACCccattgatgaagaatacaTCCGACGCATTTGAGTGAACCTGTGGTCTTAAAAACCTGTTACCCTTGATGGTGATTGGAAGTAGTGCACTTGCACTGGATAGCAATGCCAATGCAGTCGTAGCTAatattttggaagaaaCCATGGTTTGTGGTCTATTGTGTTGTGATGTCCGGCTTGCAAAAGTATACAACAGAATAACCTAATACAAAAGAGTATACAGGAAAAAAGTAGGTAAGCAAAAGAAGGtaaacaaaagaagaaaaatcaacaaactcCAAAAACTGGGGAACCTAGGTTAAAAGCAAACAAACACTGAAATGTAAACAAAGGTAACGCGATAGTATTTATAcggtgttttttttttgtccGGCTGCACTCTTCAATTGTAATGGGTACCCTTGACTGGGATGCAACATGTTGTTCTAATCTATGAG carries:
- a CDS encoding uncharacterized protein (PKUD0C10730; similar to Saccharomyces cerevisiae YMR215W (GAS3); ancestral locus Anc_8.731), coding for MVSSKILATTALALLSSASALLPITIKGNRFLRPQVHSNASDVFFINGVDYQPGGSSDFKYNMTSDVLTNPEVCARDATLIQNLGVNTIRIYAIDPDLNHDECMSIFNDAGIYVILDVNSPLGGESLNRDDPESSYNAWYMSRVFRVIEGFRSYSNVIGFFIGNEVINDEKSADLDPPYLRAITRDVKAYLKNRYNEDNESREIFVGYSAADVVSLRMPTFEYLTCEIADEDIDSSVDFFGLNSYEWCSGVNDWDSSGYKDIKTDFANSSVPVFFSEYGCNKKSPRTFEEVSGGIYDGLIDVLDGGLVYEYSEETSNYGLVDIEDDSSVTLLGDYFNFKSQLEKSNIPNISDSDVVDYKPKKCNATSIQQLDKSFSANFTLPKANKDTQYMIDHGVEVAHKGQFVNVDKYLNLYVSGASSSGNATTAEFVVSTGEETSTTSIYLTLNSDNLINGKAQKTTTSNSSSSSLSSTTVSSSTTTSSASSATVSSISTTHKNEGGRLGTSAIATFFGVLMALF